One window of Papaver somniferum cultivar HN1 chromosome 9, ASM357369v1, whole genome shotgun sequence genomic DNA carries:
- the LOC113311079 gene encoding transcription factor LUX-like, giving the protein MDEDTGGDNDGRMLEWENGLPDESELTPLLQNLVPLELALAFSITAEPCRSMGDVIRASEMTVLSLCGRQDPFPCSSSNLELFPSRTPLVYGEEDEHELTPRTPVMDDMESRKIQKIDYDEDVEVDSSMRMLNSSNADNQSAGTFKRPRLVWTPPLHKRFVEVVMHLGVKNAVPKTIMQLMNVEGLTRENVASHLQKYRLYLKRNEGEGLSTSDNSLFSQSIPRSTGSERVPLSTTPAPPTPTQLERPPTPPPPQMSYGGLPLLPISVLGTGLAPNSQAGIKAGNSAGVGYPGGYKFHHYNLSNDQQRDTPGITFDSMLYPHVSNTDR; this is encoded by the coding sequence ATGGATGAAGATACAGGTGGTGATAATGATGGGAGAATGCTGGAATGGGAAAATGGATTGCCCGATGAATCTGAACTTACACCGTTATTGCAGAATTTGGTACCACTAGAGCTCGCATTGGCGTTTTCTATAACCGCTGAACCCTGTAGAAGCATGGGAGATGTAATTCGGGCATCTGAGATGACAGTATTGAGTCTCTGTGGTCGACAGGATCCATTTCCTTGCTCTTCAAGCAATCTGGAATTGTTTCCTTCTCGCACACCGTTAGTTTATGGAGAAGAGGATGAACATGAGCTCACACCAAGAACTCCTGTCATGGACGATATGGAGTCGcgtaaaattcaaaaaattgattATGATGAGGACGTGGAGGTTGATTCGTCTATGAGGATGCTGAATTCTAGTAATGCTGACAATCAATCTGCTGGGACATTCAAACGCCCGAGGTTAGTTTGGACACCACCACTTCATAAGCGGTTTGTTGAGGTTGTTATGCATTTGGGTGTTAAGAATGCAGTGCCAAAGACTATTATGCAGTTGATGAATGTGGAAGGATTAACAAGAGAAAATGTTGCTAGTCATCTTCAGAAGTATAGGCTCTACCTGaaacgaaatgaaggagaaggtcTGTCCACATCTGACAATTCTCTGTTCTCACAGAGCATACCCAGGTCCACTGGGAGTGAACGTGTGCCGCTATCTACAACACCAGCACCACCAACACCAACACAATTAGAAcgaccaccaacaccaccaccgccTCAGATGTCGTATGGTGGCCTGCCGCTTCTCCCCATTTCAGTTCTTGGCACGGGGCTTGCACCAAACAGTCAGGCGGGCATAAAAGCTGGTAATTCAGCTGGAGTTGGCTATCCTGGTGGATACAAGTTTCATCATTATAACTTATCAAACGATCAACAAAGAGATACGCCTGGTATTACATTTGATTCTATGTTGTATCCACATGTTAGTAACACAGACCGCTAA